TTACATCCTCACACGCTCTCCTGACAGGCTCTTGGAAGAAAAACTATTTTCTCCAGCATTTAGCGTTTATAAGAcagcctgtttgtctttttgagctccttattatctgtgacagtggtatttggcagttGGACATATTTCTGCAGTAGAGATGTCAGAAGATGTTTTGGACTCGTTTTCACTCGTCATTAATTaatttcctctgtggcagaaaaacacgttacacgagccttcagaaactcctgcagatTAAACTGGACTAACCAAACACgtttagtgctgactgactaACACgctcactataaacagactttaagacacttgctagcttagcaacattaaggctacagataacccataatgcaacactccatGTAGGAGTCAATTTTACACCAgtactttatccattcaaaaagaatatctgatgttgtgaacacgtAACAGTCTAGACCCCGACCCCACTTTTTCAGACATATttccaagaagaaaaaaaaaacctcatctTATATTAGGACCAATACGGTAAacttttcagataaaaaaacaaaataaagatcAACTCTTAAAAACCCACAAGcagatgtgattaaaaaaaaacaactttaaattagtaaaaatacatgaaataaaatggtttaaCTAGTGCTTTTTCCTGTAGTTGTTGGCTTGTCttagtaataataattgttgATCAATGATTCCTGAAGGCAATGAATCTGTATAGAGACTTACGTATACATGGAGAGGCTGGAATCATACGTTGACGTGACTCCATATTTCACTTCATTGTATCGAAACATCTCATTGGCATCCCAACCATTGGACTGAGGAAAGAAAAGTGGAGATTAATGGGTTAGTAAAATAACAGGACAGCAGCTTTTATTATCAACATGTTTCAAAAGACTGAGGCGTTGTTGAATAATCATCTAACTAAGTGGCTGTATGAATATCTGAGGGGGCATTACACCATTTCTGAGGCTAAAGAACATTTTATATCATGATGGTCGGTTTGTGTTTCTGCGTGTTGAAGAGACGCAACAACTCACAGCATCGTTGTCCAGATTATAACTCTCTCCGTTGCTGTCTCCTCCCTCCCATCTCTGCAGCACTTTCTCCTTGTGTTCTCCGTTGACGCGGGTGGAGCTGATGGCGGTGTCTGTGAAGGTGTCTGAAAATCAAAGACAGGACAAGATTAAACGCTCTAAAAATGTTTCCTTTGGCAAGATTTGCCTGCAGCCTGCATTTAGTTCTGAATCAGAACAACAAATTATGTAATTGTATGTTATTATTTGcttcttctttaaaaactggGTCCCTTGGCTtctaaaaatgattttctctcccttttccccCCATGAGATCAAAAGGCAATTCAAAGCCTAACACACAGTCTAAAAACTCTTCACTTTGTGTTACTTTACTTATTCACTTTCAGGCTTTGTCATAGTTTGCAGCACTCAGTAAACAGCATGGACTCTTACACACTCATTTTCACACTTTAATAGCAGATTTTGCCAACAACTTCAGAGGGAACTACAAGTCTTTGCTACAACTGCGCTGCAGGTCGATGAATAACGtgtttgttatgtgtttgtACCTTTGGTGGCATAGTTGAGGTCAACGTCTCTGCAGATCATAGTAACCAAGTCGGAGGGACTAAAGATCATGGTGTCAGTGATGTCCTCCCTCCGTGGCGGAGCTGATGTCGAGCCCTCCTCCTCACTGCGTTTGTGTACAGCATCCACGGCCAACTCGCACTAATGACCGAACATCAGGACGAAATGTGAGGACTGTGTGAACTTGCACGACAGAAGTTAAACGACAAAAGAAGAGGCCGCTTTTTTTCTTGACAGGAGATCGCTACTATACAGACTACatctactactgctactacagGATTACTTGCGGTGCTTCGTTTAAACTCGAAGAGGGAAGCCTGTGGTGCTCGACATGTGATTCTTACCCGAGAACTGAGGGTCTTGAATATGCCTTCAAACACGCTGCCATTCTTCACTCTTATATCACAAGTGGaaccctgagagagagagagagagagagagagagagattttattaaaactttatttaccCAGGAGAGTGAGTCAAAAACAAATTTAGATCCAAAGTTGCACGTGTACTGTACATCGTATGgtgtaaatatttcataaagACACATCAGAAGTAGCTATGACATGAACCTTTTCACAAACAAAAGTAATATATACTGTTTTTTCCGAGTCAGATGGCAAAAGTATTTTAACCAGCAACAGTTGCCCGTCACTGCCTGAGTCAGATACAGCAGATCTTGATAAAACTGTAGCTACTTTTACAGTAATGTAGTTTACGTCTCACTCATAAGTCTACTGCGGTACTTGTCAGAGGGGATGATGCAAGCCATTGATTCTCTAGAATAATGAGCACCGAATCATCATGTTCTTGAGAAGGACTCTGAAAACAAGCCAAATGACTTACCACGACAGCTGTGAGGAAATGAAGCATTCTGGCATTGTTGTAGACACCCTCGAAAACCTTCAGATGGGAAAAGGCACAAAGTATCTATCAAAACAAAGTTTCACAAAGACGTGACGTAAAACCTGGTAAGTGTTGTATCTAAAAGAATGTGGTCTAATGCTGGAAAAGGTGACTGTAATGTTAGTGTTAAGCACTGAAGCTGTATTACAGAAAACTTCCTAATGTCCTTTTTATACAGGACACCCACTTAAGCCACTGACCCATATTTGATCCatatatagatcatatagatTTGACTATGTGTTAGTTTTACACAAGACTATTTTCTTTTAGTAAATGAGTGTTAATGATTGTAAACTTAGCAATAAAACAGCCATATATTTTGAATTATGATCACttgagaaacacacaaaatactgatTTCCCATCTATAGCTCCAACTCTGGAATTATTATGTATGTTAATACTCCTTAAACAAAGTAGGAGGTCAAAAATGTGACGGGTTAAGACATTTCTACAGGTCTttctctgttgtgtgtttgtttgctgccCAACTTCTCTGGAGAGCAATACTCACAGGAGATGACTGGAATGATGGCTTTGCAGAGGTTCGATTCCTGTGAGAAACAGCAcagttaaaacatgtttgtctgcttAGAGGCAACAGGGATAAAACTTGTTTTCAAAGCCTGTCAAGGCAGTGTCACATTCCACAttgcacatatacagtatataggcTAGTCAGAGAGAGGTTGACAAGTTCGCTAAGAGGTCTGACAAGTTCCTAAATCAATAATCCTACTGCACTGAGTCTCTATGTACAGTGCATAATGGTTCATCTGGTGTCACCTGTTATGAACATACTTTACAGATAATGACAACCTGTCTTGTTTGAGTGCTGCTGATCAGAAACAAGAAAAGCTTTTACTTTTGGGGTTTGGTGACATCTTGACAAAGGCACGTTTTTCAAGACGGTGATGTGTGTGTAGTATTGACTTCAATCTCCAATATCAGTTAACAcctcaaaaaacatgttttaattgagCTGACCCCTTAAAGATTGATGTGACCTTTTTGAAAATTGAGCTCTTCAAGAATggaaagggaaagagaaagtTACAGCATTGATGAGAATaatactttcactttcacacattCAATGAAGCATTTATGAGCCATGTGGATAATAAATGCACACTCTATATGCAATACACACATGAAATGTCGCATACACGGTTACAAAACAAAGACTGACAAGAGctcagtaaacacacactcatctcaGAGAGGAAGCCCACATATGACCTTGTGCTGGCCTTAAAACCTCTTCAGTGTTTATTATAACGTGTCTATAGCAGCGTTTACTTTAGCATCAAAGACGTGttgttgtaaaatataaaattgttcGATCATCAACGTCCCCTCTCTGGCTCTGGCAGGCTAGATAAACTTTCTATCTGCCTGTATATGTTGATTTGCAGCTCATTGCTTTCGCCAAACTTGAACCCCACCTCGCTTATTTGTCTTCAGTTCAACATGAGCACTCCGATTGGCCACATGCACatcaatcaaacacaaactAATCTCATTGGTCTGGAGAGAAGCTATACTCCGGGGACACGCCCACAGCGCTTTAACCGGTAGGCCTGAGTTACAGGCGGATCCCCGGACTGTCCTGACAGGAACCTCCCCACCCTACTCACCTCCCGGCCGGGGTCCTGTTGCCGCTGTTGATGCCGCTGACTGGGGAAGACACACCGGCGGGGCCCGTGGTGCCGTTAGACGCTTTTCTCCCGCCGGAGCcgggttgctgctgctgtttcagcaTTGCGAAGCACAAGGCTTAGACAGTACAAAGTGTACGCTAACTTATAACACTAATACCGCCCGACGTGAAGTTGTTTTGGACGCTATCTTTAGTGAATATCAGCTGTCCCGAGGAGCCGGTGTAGCCTCAATAAGACCGGCTATTGTAGCTAATCTTGCTAAGAGAAAACCAGTCGCGTGTGGCCTAAAATGAAACGGCAAAACACGCCCGCTAATTAAATGCAATGCAACGTATAACTTAACAAAATCCCCCGACTATTTGCTTTATAACCGCCGTGGTTATGTCAATGCAAGCGACTAATAAAAGTCGAGTTTCCGTTTGATTATTTAGCAATGGCAGGCTCAGTTAGCATTAGCTCTGCTTCTCAGGCTCACTTCGGCGCTTTCCTCTCCGGGATTTACTTTCCTCTCTCGGTCGCGTCGCCGTTACTCCGGCACCGCTGAGCCTTCCGGTAAAAAATATAAGGTCTCGGCGTTACTGTCAGTTGCCTTAGAAAGTTGGATTTGTTCAGGGTTCTGACGAGGAACCTGCTGCGGTCGGTCAACACCACCTCTCGGTAGGTTCACTTGACTCAATCCGCGCGCGGCTGACTGGAAACCGGCTGGAAGGGGGAGGGGCGCGCACatagagtgagtgagtgagtgagtgtgtgcactGGATCGATTATCGATCGATCCTGATTTATCTCTGATATTAATCACAATCAGATTCGCAAGTACAAGGGATTTAATGTGCTCCAGGTgtcaacaggaaaaaaagcaataaatatgagcattaaagatcccctccagacatgtgttaagatgtatataaaatacattacacATACATTATACTTCGAATAATGTGTATCTGATATGGTTTctccacaaaaaagttaaactatcttgttaaaatccttgaaatgacatctacttcttctccctcattaaacatccagaatctataaatatgcaattatgtttcatttcagacgtttaactgctggacacaagatgtcttctacttcgctataaagtccattctcagtgtttctgcactggagcagtggttctcaagcAGGGGTCCGGGGACCCCCGCGGGTCCTTGGGGGAGTTCTCGGGGGAATAGTTCATTTTCACCATTTCATTCATTATAGAAGTGAGTCCAATGTGATTAAGAGTCATACAAGTGACTATTCTAATTATAGGTTTCATTTCCTCCGCAGTATTGTTGACAACTATAGAATTCTGGTCTAAATCAGATCTAACAACCAACATTTTTCCCGAAGGAGGTCCCCGAAGCGAAATCTTGTCAAATGGGGGTCCGTGACCTTATGTGTATTGATTTAGGGGTCCTTGTTATAAAAAAGGTTGCGAATCactgcactggaggcttcacgtttccacattacacttgtataagttgaatattggatcaggattggctccaaagtagctgtgatgtcacaaatcatacttgTATGTGCACCCAATAAAATGGGATTTTCaatgagaacagagaaacttttcactgtcagcagatgaatgtgaaaacagccatctagtgtcaaactctgcgcatacatcattctgcacagtgaagctccaacattcaactgtaggaacaagaggaaaaacatatttctgcgTGCCTGCctttaaacaataaacataaacacaaacataaacataatagTGAAAGAAAGGGGACAGtcatttacatttctgtgttgTGGGCGTGTACTATGTGCATGCATAttgacatgataaaaaaaactgtatgcAAAAAAGCAGGATATAAATAGAAGTACGAATTCCaatgtagatataaatatatatgagtgtaaataaactatgtgtgtgtattaacaggatatatactgtatgtacagttaACAAAAAATATCTATATACATCTACACGGTGCAGGACAGACAAAGATACAGTATACACAATATGAATTAAGATGAGAAATGGAGGTGAAGTGAAGTTTTGTCAGAAGTGGGAATCGAGTCCGAAGCGACCTTAACAAGAATatattgtttttactgtacaCGTGGCAGCCGTCAAACAATGTTATTTAATCTATAAACTGTCATCGCCTTCATATTTAACAATCACACCTTCACCTATCACCTTTATATCGCTGCTGCTTGcttatatattcatttatatatttaatcaaTAACTTACAAGGACAGGTAATAGTCAGGGAAACAGTCTGAACGGAGCCAACAGATTTGCCGGTGCGTCTATACAGCAGACATTACGGCTGTAAGCTGCAGACAGCATGGCAGCCTCCATGGAAAGCGTTTCTGTTACATAGCAGCAGTTATGTCACTTTCCCAAGGATcctgatttttatttaaagaaaagacCTCCTTCGTCTTCTGTCAAAGAAATTGTAAGTACCTTCGGGTAATTTGTTAGTATAGATACGTCCAAATACTAAAGGTGGTAGTATTGGTGTAGGCGCATGAAAAGTGTCAGAGTTCTTCTGATCcataaactgtatgtaaagatctttatatacttatatatatatatatcctatATATCCTACATAGACTGTAGGATATATAGGATATATGTCCATTTCTTTGGATATAGAGGATATGTCTATGTTCTATAGTCAATGTAGATCAACGTATCTTTTTCTACATAGATACAAAATATCCGAAAGTCTATGTTCTGATCCCATTTAAAGTGAAATAGGAAACACCAGGCTGCCCTGGTATCTGCACACCTGGTGAACCAATACGTTTTTACCCAAATAAGAATTGTGAGTGTTGAGTTTGACTCAAAACTGTAGAGGAAAAATAACCAATCTCATTTATTTAAGTGGTGCTCCAATATATGTTTTGATATCACCTATTCATCCTCTACAGGTTTGAAAGATTTCAGTTGTTCTTCCTAGAAAACAGAGGTTGTAACTGGATTAAATTCACGTCAATTACAGTGGGCAGTTTTCTGTCAATTCAATTTGCAGTTGATAAgcagtttattgtcatagaaaactaaagaaaccagaaaatattcacatttaagaagtaaGAATCAGAGAAATTTGaggttttttatttaaaaaatgactcaaagcaattaattgatcatgaaaatactTAATGATAAATTTAAAAGTTGCtaagtaattgattaatcgacaaATCATTGCAACTTTAGCTTAAATATTACAGATATCATAGTTTGACCTCCACTCCTTACTGCTCCTGTGGAAAAGTCATCGTGTCCACACTTCTGACCATCTAACCTTCACTCCACAGGTCAGCATCTCACATGTTGACAAAGAAGCTTCCCCACCTGCAGAGTTTTCTGTTACTGGTTTCCAGGCGTACCAGTCACCTTGCCAGACAGCGGTATGATGTCATCGTGGTGGGTGGAGGACATGCAGGGACCGAAGCGGCGGCAGCGGCGGCCAGAGTGGGAGCCGAGACTCTGCTGGtcacacagaaaatacacaccATTGGTGAGAGAAAGGGCTTTGTTAAAAGGATAGTTAACTTTAATAAAATGCTTGTTTCCCTAAGTCTGTCTATCCAGAGAGTTTTGTGGTTGTTTGCCAAGGCTTGATGATATGACTGTGAACAATTTTCTAGCAAAATATACAGTGTTTTAAACATCACGTTGCAGCTAAACTGCACCAGGGTGAACAGCAGTCAGTATTTCTGAGCCTTGTCAAATCTACATGGGTAAATAGTTTGCAATCAGAGCAAGAGGAAAACATAtcttagttttgttttaatcagtTGCCACCTTCAGGGACATGTGACCCTTGACTGAGTCCTGTCCTTCTCTGCAGGTGCCCTGTCCTGTAACCCGTCTTTAGGAGGAGTAGGGAAGGGCCAGCTTGTGAAGGAGGTGGATGCTCTTGACGGACTATGCGGTCGAGCAGGAGACTGGGCCGGGATTCATTTTTCCATCCTGAATCGTAGAAAAGGCCCCGCTGTGTGGGGCCCGAGGGCTCAGCTGGACCGCCAGCGCTACCGCCAGTTCATTCAGGTATCAAATGTTGAGTATAATAGgagttttttgggtttttttttctgtgactgaaataaaaaatgccattaatcatctgtgtgtctgtttctcatTCAGTCCGAGCTGCTGTCTACTCCCAGGTTGACGGTGCTGGAGGGCTCagtggaggagctgctggttACGGAGCCAAACCCAGAGAAGCCCGGATGCCACAGAGTCACTGGGATACGTTTGGGTAGGCAGCAAATGAGAACTGTTTGCCAGTGTTTACCTCAGCTGTTGCTATCTCACCATTGCaaataagattttaaataaaaactagtAGCCAGCCAATAGTAATAAGGTATGCAAAGATTTTCCAATTGtcatcaacacattttttttaatgtttgaccATTTTTGTCCTTGTTAcagtttattattaaaattcaagtgcattttcattgtcttttttaaattcttttagTTTACTTGGCAAATTTCTATGTGAAATTTTCCTCACAAATGGATTTCTCACCTCTATTAAATCAGTGTATATGTGCTAATATGTTAGCTTAATTCTCAATATTACAACAATTTGACATCTACACTTTCAGAATTTTCCAGAAGTACTACACTAATAATTTTATTATGCTTTTGCACCTCTTTCATCATCTTCTCAGCAAACGGAAGCCACCCGATCTCAGCCAGCTCTGTGGTTCTTACTACTGGTACTTTCTTGTCTGGCTCCCTCTTCATGGGACAGACCACTTCCCCCGGGGGTCGGATAGGAGATGCTCCATCAAGTGCTGGGATATCCCACACGCTGAGAGAGAGGCTGGGGTTAAGGATTGGTAGACTCAGGACTGGTACTCCTCCTAGGATTGTGAAGGATTCAGTAAATCTTTCCCAGGCTGAGCTTCACCCCCCTGACAGTCATCCGACCCCCTTCAGCTTCCTTAATACCCACACACGCTGCAAGGTAAAGTTTAGTCAAAGTGCTctttaaaaacactcaaaaatgcTATAGTATACctaaacattttttattcatgaatcgattgtttagtctataaaggACACAAGTCTTCTCCTCTTCAATACTGTAATGTGCTTTATTCACTAAAAAAGTTGCAACAAAAATGACcaaagcccaaagtgatgtcttTAAGTTGCTTATTTTGCCACAGCAACAGTCAAAAAAGACACcattgtttaatttaaaatcatatgaaagcagcaaatctgtttatttaaaaactgtagCCAACCAATGTTTGGCTatgtagtatttttatttgttgttgatgtAAAGGATTAGTCTAgtataaaaatgtgtcactttcaCAAATGGTCATTGTCTAAAATAGTTAATTTTGCTAGATAATTGATGAATCAACTATTTTTTCGGCGGCAGTATTTGGGTATAATCCCACAGCTAAAAGAATGTTTAAGATTTATGTGTAATCTATAATATGTTTTGTAAATAAAGGATTTCTACACCATTTCcttacatgtttaaaataatgttattcattatttaatgtGTCGTGtcaaattttttaaattaaacactgCAGCCGGAGGAGCAGTTGCCGTGCCACCTGACCTTTACTACTGCCGGAGTAGAGAGAGTGGTGAAGGAGAGTCTTCATCTCAACTGTCACATACAGCAAGACACCAAGGGTCCCAGgtacaaacatttttatacatatatacctacatacacacatatatgtatatatgtgagACATTGTGGTCAGCATGTTGTGAAACTCAAAGACAATACAACTCCTCCTTGTCTCTCTCAGATACTGCCCCTCCATTGAGTCACGAGTGCTACGTTTTCCAGGCAGAAAGCACCAGGTGTGGTTGGAGCCTGAGGGGGTGAACTCTGACCTTTTATACCCTCAGGGTCTGTCCATGACCATGCCTCCTGACATGCAGCTCCGCCTCATCAGAGAAATCCCTGCTATGCACCAAGCTGAGATCCACACACCTGGTACACATACCTACTACCAACCATCTACCGGTTACAATTAAACAACTCTTAACTCTAAATTCAAGGCTGCAGCTCTCAGTAATCCTTTGctgatgtaaaatatttcaagACAGAAATGTGTTGCGACTGCCTGAATGTTTTTTGGGCTTTTCCAGGTTATGGCGTGCAGTATGACTTTGTGTGCCCCACTCAGCTGAGCCCTGCCCTGCAGGTGAAAAGCACTCAAGGTCTCTTTCTGGCCGGACAGATCAACGGAACAACAGGATATGAAGAGGCGGCTGCACAGGTAGCTGCATTTCTTCATACTTTATATTTAGCTATTAAGAGTTTATTTAATTATTGCAggtcataaaaaaaatcacctttgTGATAATTTCACCTCCTCTGGATATCCTCTctacacaacatcacacacacacgcaaaactGGAAGCACAGACTCGCTTATTGTTTATGTGTACAGATTTACAGTTGGACTCACATGCATTGCTGCGAGTGAGACGAGAAGAGCAATaccactctctctctgtacagCAGCCACTTAGTTTAGTATAAAGACTGGAACcggagggaaacagctagcctggctctgtccaatgGACTATTTCTTGGGCAGGAGCAGTAGGTAAAAGGTAAGGttgagactccaggaagttgcTGCTCCTGGTCAAGAAATAGTCCAGTACATAACCCCCTGAGAAACATTTAGATTGTCTATTCTACACATCGgttttgtgcagattaaacaaacgagatgttaagtgttaactagtgagcttcagaggtgctgGTTGGTGAATTTTGTTACAatttgacagagccaggctagctgtttcccctcgtttccagtcttaatgctaagctacgctaaccgTCTGTTGGCTTTAGCTTCACATTTACCAAACAGACATGAGTGGAATCAATACtgtcttggcaagaaagcaaataagcgcATTGTCCAAAATGCAGAACTattcttttaatatttgtgcATATGTTGGAACAGATAAGtatcttttaaaacaaatatttcctgAGTAGGGATTACTGACAGAACTTCaactacttccaaggtgcatggaggaggaaaaaagtctgaaatttgACTTCCAGCACccaatatttctgtaaatgctgctgttgtcatatgtatatataaacattGTGTAGATTATTCAGGTATCAATATTTATCTATCTGATCTAATTTGCATTACAAAACCACAtccaaatgaaatgtaaatgaataaaaacaaaggctGCACTCTTGTTGCTTCATGTATTTTCTAATTTACAAATGACACTGATCCGCATCctcacagaaaataatgaaaccTGAGAAAATCTTGTTACTCTCTGTGTGAAGGGCTTGTGGGCCGGGGTCAACGCCGCTCGCTTGGCGCTCTCCATGCCTCCAGTGGCGCTGTCTCGGACGGA
This sequence is a window from Thunnus albacares chromosome 20, fThuAlb1.1, whole genome shotgun sequence. Protein-coding genes within it:
- the mto1 gene encoding protein MTO1 homolog, mitochondrial translates to MLTKKLPHLQSFLLLVSRRTSHLARQRYDVIVVGGGHAGTEAAAAAARVGAETLLVTQKIHTIGALSCNPSLGGVGKGQLVKEVDALDGLCGRAGDWAGIHFSILNRRKGPAVWGPRAQLDRQRYRQFIQSELLSTPRLTVLEGSVEELLVTEPNPEKPGCHRVTGIRLANGSHPISASSVVLTTGTFLSGSLFMGQTTSPGGRIGDAPSSAGISHTLRERLGLRIGRLRTGTPPRIVKDSVNLSQAELHPPDSHPTPFSFLNTHTRCKPEEQLPCHLTFTTAGVERVVKESLHLNCHIQQDTKGPRYCPSIESRVLRFPGRKHQVWLEPEGVNSDLLYPQGLSMTMPPDMQLRLIREIPAMHQAEIHTPGYGVQYDFVCPTQLSPALQVKSTQGLFLAGQINGTTGYEEAAAQGLWAGVNAARLALSMPPVALSRTESYIGVLIDDLVSRGVTEPYRMFTSRAEFRTSLRPDNADLRLTLKGFEEVGCVSSLRYQEAVRVRDSLQDALAALQALVLSTSAWRKKLPDMRMSEAKSTVLTGMDVLQYNDMSFERLASVFPECLSLYMEFAQRLKIEAVYRPHCDRQKKEIERIQKEENMSLPQDIDYFSLPVSLSQEVREILDRVRPSTLGAATRLQGITPAAIVHLLNYVHHSGQKERTHRNQNDQKEEREEELCAQNASLPQ